Proteins encoded by one window of Pseudomonas coleopterorum:
- a CDS encoding MOSC domain-containing protein, producing MSSLAALYRYPLKSARGQSLQQSAVDGLGLLGDRRWMLVDAERGLFLSQRSVPRLTQLHTQVSPEGDLMLSAKGFPDLHVPVPVSGALSANLRQIKVWHDTFEVPDAGDAAAHWVSDFLGKPTRLVYMPADRARTVSADYGKNGDKVAFADGFPLLLIGQGSLDDLSARVGRSLEMIRFRPNLVVQGSPAFAEDDWKRIRIGDVDFRVLKPCARCILTTLDPQTGERSPDREPLATLKSYRLQDGHAMFGQNLVCDGAGVLEVGMPITVLE from the coding sequence ATGTCGAGCCTTGCCGCGTTGTATCGTTATCCGCTCAAGTCAGCACGGGGTCAGTCCCTGCAACAGTCAGCCGTCGACGGCCTGGGGCTGTTGGGCGATCGACGCTGGATGCTGGTCGACGCGGAGCGTGGCCTGTTCCTCTCGCAACGCTCGGTGCCACGCCTGACGCAACTGCACACGCAGGTCTCTCCCGAAGGCGACTTGATGTTGAGCGCGAAGGGTTTTCCCGATCTGCATGTGCCAGTGCCCGTATCAGGTGCGTTGTCCGCCAACTTGCGCCAGATCAAGGTCTGGCACGACACCTTCGAAGTCCCTGACGCGGGCGACGCTGCCGCGCACTGGGTGAGCGATTTCCTTGGAAAACCCACTCGGCTGGTCTATATGCCCGCTGACCGCGCCCGAACGGTCAGTGCCGACTATGGCAAGAACGGCGACAAGGTGGCTTTCGCCGACGGTTTTCCGCTGCTGCTGATCGGCCAGGGTTCGCTGGACGATCTGTCTGCACGAGTCGGCCGCTCGCTGGAAATGATCCGGTTTCGCCCCAACCTGGTGGTGCAGGGCAGCCCGGCATTTGCCGAGGATGACTGGAAACGCATTCGTATCGGTGACGTGGATTTCCGCGTGCTCAAGCCGTGCGCGCGTTGCATTCTCACTACCCTGGATCCGCAGACCGGCGAGCGCAGCCCCGATCGCGAGCCGTTGGCCACACTCAAGTCCTACCGGCTTCAGGATGGCCATGCCATGTTCGGCCAGAACCTGGTCTGTGATGGCGCCGGCGTGCTCGAAGTGGGCATGCCCATCACTGTTCTGGAGTGA
- a CDS encoding DUF1653 domain-containing protein, with product MQLQPGLYRHYKGPEYRVYGVARSSEDEQEVVFYQALYGEYGLWVRPLSMFLESVEVDGESVPRFALIEAEPSLFSVPQAPTA from the coding sequence ATGCAGTTACAGCCAGGGCTCTATCGTCACTACAAAGGCCCCGAGTATCGTGTCTACGGCGTCGCGCGCAGTTCCGAGGACGAGCAGGAAGTCGTGTTCTATCAGGCGCTTTACGGCGAATACGGCCTCTGGGTTCGACCGCTGAGCATGTTTCTGGAGTCGGTCGAGGTTGACGGCGAGAGCGTCCCGCGCTTTGCTTTGATCGAAGCCGAACCCAGCCTGTTTTCAGTTCCGCAGGCGCCGACCGCTTGA
- a CDS encoding chemotaxis protein CheV: MAGILDTVDQRTQLVGENRLELLMFRLAGRQLFAINVFKVQEVLQLPKLTLMPQRHPFVCGVINLRGQTLPVIDLSQAIGMRPLVPGPASTIIVTEYNRSIQAFLVGGVDRIVNMNWESILPPPASAGRQHYLTAISRVDEQLVEIIDVEKVLAEIVPYNARVSRDKLDDPILARARGREVLLVDDSTVALAQLRDTLSQLDIKMHVASDGLKALNKLKAWADTGERMTDKLLMVFTDAEMPEMDGYRLTTEIRNDPRLRELYVVLHTSLSGSFNESMVKKVGCDNFLSKFQPDKLVDVVRERLELDRR; this comes from the coding sequence ATGGCCGGCATTCTCGACACGGTTGACCAACGTACGCAGCTGGTGGGCGAAAACCGGCTGGAACTGCTCATGTTTCGCCTGGCTGGCAGGCAACTGTTCGCGATCAACGTGTTCAAGGTCCAGGAAGTCCTGCAGTTGCCCAAGCTGACGCTGATGCCCCAGCGCCACCCCTTCGTCTGCGGCGTGATCAACCTGCGCGGGCAGACCCTGCCGGTGATCGACCTGTCCCAGGCCATCGGCATGCGCCCTTTGGTGCCAGGGCCCGCCAGCACCATCATCGTGACCGAGTACAACCGCTCGATTCAGGCGTTCCTGGTCGGCGGTGTCGACCGCATCGTCAACATGAACTGGGAATCGATCCTGCCGCCTCCGGCCAGCGCCGGGCGCCAGCACTACCTCACTGCGATCAGCCGAGTCGACGAGCAACTGGTCGAGATCATCGACGTGGAAAAGGTGCTCGCCGAAATCGTCCCCTACAACGCCCGTGTTTCCCGGGACAAGCTCGACGATCCGATCCTGGCGCGCGCCCGGGGTCGTGAAGTGCTGCTGGTGGACGACTCCACGGTGGCTCTGGCGCAGCTGCGCGATACGTTGTCGCAGCTGGACATCAAGATGCATGTGGCCAGCGATGGCCTGAAGGCGCTGAACAAGCTCAAGGCCTGGGCCGACACCGGCGAGCGCATGACCGACAAGCTGCTCATGGTCTTCACCGATGCCGAAATGCCGGAAATGGACGGCTACCGCCTGACCACCGAGATTCGCAACGACCCACGGCTGCGCGAGCTGTACGTGGTGCTGCATACCTCATTGTCTGGCAGCTTCAACGAATCGATGGTGAAAAAGGTCGGCTGCGACAACTTCCTGTCAAAGTTTCAGCCCGACAAGCTGGTGGATGTAGTCCGCGAGCGCCTGGAGCTGGATCGACGCTGA
- the yegS gene encoding lipid kinase YegS — protein MSERKAILILHGKQASNEEVRAAVERYREQGNDLAVRLTWEGGDAQRLVEEALQAGYTHIIAGGGDGTLRDVAEAMALAKTDASLVLMPLGTANDFARAAGVPLEPAPALALLASEPQAIDLGEVGGQVFLNMATGGFGSQVTANTSEDLKKVLGGAAYLFTGLSRFSELRAASASLSGPDFHWEGDLLALGIGNGRQAGGGHELCPEAVVDDGLLEISILPAPTEVVGTLKSLLGGGGLETLFVRARLPWVEINSKENLDINLDGEPLRGENLRFSAMPKALKVHLPAGSPLLSRRLTH, from the coding sequence ATGAGCGAGCGCAAGGCAATCCTGATTTTGCACGGCAAACAAGCTTCCAACGAAGAGGTACGCGCTGCGGTCGAGCGCTACCGGGAGCAGGGCAATGACCTGGCCGTGCGTCTGACCTGGGAAGGCGGTGATGCCCAGCGTCTGGTCGAGGAGGCGTTGCAAGCGGGGTATACCCACATCATCGCCGGCGGTGGCGACGGCACCCTGCGCGATGTCGCCGAAGCCATGGCATTGGCCAAGACCGATGCCAGCCTGGTGTTGATGCCGCTGGGTACCGCCAACGATTTTGCCCGTGCCGCTGGGGTGCCGCTGGAACCTGCACCGGCGCTGGCGCTGCTCGCTAGCGAACCCCAGGCGATCGACCTGGGCGAAGTCGGCGGGCAGGTGTTCCTCAACATGGCCACCGGCGGTTTCGGCAGCCAGGTCACGGCCAACACCTCCGAAGACCTGAAGAAAGTGCTCGGTGGCGCGGCCTACCTGTTCACCGGTCTGTCGCGGTTCAGCGAATTGCGCGCCGCCTCCGCGTCGCTCAGCGGTCCGGACTTCCACTGGGAAGGCGACCTGTTGGCACTGGGCATCGGCAACGGTCGTCAGGCCGGCGGTGGCCACGAGCTATGCCCCGAAGCCGTTGTCGACGATGGGCTGCTGGAGATCAGCATCCTGCCGGCACCCACCGAAGTGGTAGGCACCTTGAAAAGCCTGCTCGGCGGCGGTGGGCTGGAAACCCTGTTCGTCCGTGCACGGCTGCCCTGGGTTGAAATCAACAGCAAGGAAAACCTCGACATCAACCTCGATGGCGAACCGCTGCGGGGCGAGAATCTGCGCTTCAGTGCCATGCCCAAAGCCTTGAAGGTCCATTTGCCGGCCGGATCGCCACTGCTCAGCCGCCGATTGACTCACTAA
- the fadB gene encoding fatty acid oxidation complex subunit alpha FadB, with protein MIYEGKAISVKALESGIVELRFDLKGESVNKFNRLTLEELREAIAAIKADASVQGVIVSSGKDVFIVGADITEFVENFKLPEAELVAGNLQANRIFSDFEDLEVPTVAAINGIALGGGLEMCLAADYRVMSSEAKIGLPEVKLGIYPGFGGTVRLPRIIGADNAIEWIASGKENGADDALKVGAVDAVVAADKLEAAALDLIKRAISGEFDFKAKRQPKLAKLKLNAIEQMMAFETAKGFVAGQAGPNYPAPVEAIKTIQKAASFGREKALEIEAAGFAKMAKTSAAQSLIGLFLNDQELKRKARGYDKVARDVSQAAVLGAGIMGGGIAYQSALKGTPILMKDINEKGIEQGLAEASKLLGGRVEKGRLTAAKMAEALNDIRPTLSYGDFGHVDIVVEAVVENPKVKQAVLAEVEAQVKDDTILASNTSTISINLLAQALKRPENFVGMHFFNPVHMMPLVEVIRGEKSSEVAVATTVAYARKMGKNPIVVNDCPGFLVNRVLFPYFGGFARLVSAGVDFVRIDKVMEKFGWPMGPAYLMDVVGIDTGHHGRDVMAEGFPDRMKDERRSAIDALYEANRLGQKNGKGFYAYETDKRGKPKKVADPAVLDVLKPVIYEQREVSDEDIVNWMMIPLCLETVRCLEDGIVETAAEADMGLVYGIGFPPFRGGALRYIDSLGVAEFVALADRYAELGPLYQPTQKLREMARAGQTFFGQVANVQNKGE; from the coding sequence ATGATTTACGAAGGTAAAGCCATCTCGGTGAAGGCTCTTGAAAGCGGCATCGTCGAACTGCGGTTCGATCTCAAGGGCGAGTCCGTCAACAAGTTCAACCGCCTCACGCTCGAAGAGCTGCGCGAAGCGATCGCGGCGATCAAGGCCGACGCTTCGGTCCAGGGCGTGATCGTCAGCAGCGGCAAGGACGTCTTCATCGTCGGTGCGGACATCACCGAATTCGTCGAGAATTTCAAATTGCCCGAGGCCGAACTGGTCGCGGGCAACCTGCAGGCCAACCGTATCTTCAGCGACTTCGAAGACCTCGAGGTTCCCACGGTTGCCGCCATCAACGGCATCGCTCTGGGCGGCGGCCTGGAAATGTGCCTGGCCGCCGACTACCGGGTCATGTCCAGCGAAGCCAAGATCGGCCTGCCCGAAGTCAAGCTCGGCATCTACCCGGGTTTCGGTGGCACGGTGCGCCTGCCGCGCATCATCGGCGCCGACAATGCCATCGAGTGGATCGCCTCCGGCAAGGAAAACGGCGCCGACGATGCGCTCAAGGTGGGCGCGGTCGATGCGGTCGTGGCGGCTGACAAGCTCGAAGCTGCGGCGCTCGACCTGATCAAGCGCGCCATCAGCGGCGAGTTCGATTTCAAGGCCAAGCGCCAGCCCAAGCTGGCCAAACTCAAGCTCAACGCCATCGAGCAGATGATGGCGTTCGAAACCGCCAAGGGTTTCGTTGCCGGCCAGGCCGGGCCCAACTATCCGGCGCCGGTCGAGGCGATCAAGACCATCCAGAAGGCAGCCAGCTTCGGTCGCGAGAAAGCCCTGGAAATCGAAGCCGCCGGTTTCGCCAAGATGGCCAAGACCTCGGCTGCACAAAGCCTCATCGGTCTGTTCCTCAACGATCAGGAGCTCAAGCGCAAGGCCCGTGGCTACGACAAGGTGGCTCGCGACGTGAGCCAGGCTGCCGTGCTCGGTGCCGGCATCATGGGTGGCGGCATCGCCTATCAGTCGGCGCTCAAGGGCACGCCGATCCTGATGAAGGACATCAACGAGAAGGGCATCGAGCAGGGCCTAGCCGAAGCCTCCAAACTGCTGGGCGGCCGTGTCGAAAAAGGGCGTCTGACCGCAGCGAAGATGGCCGAAGCGCTCAACGACATTCGGCCGACGCTGTCTTACGGCGATTTCGGCCATGTCGACATCGTCGTCGAAGCCGTGGTGGAAAATCCCAAGGTCAAGCAGGCCGTACTGGCCGAGGTCGAGGCGCAGGTCAAGGACGACACCATCCTGGCGTCCAACACCTCGACCATTTCCATCAACCTGCTGGCCCAGGCGCTCAAACGCCCGGAAAACTTCGTCGGCATGCACTTCTTCAACCCGGTGCACATGATGCCGCTGGTCGAAGTGATTCGTGGCGAGAAGTCCAGTGAAGTCGCCGTCGCGACCACCGTCGCCTACGCCCGCAAGATGGGCAAGAACCCGATCGTGGTCAACGACTGCCCCGGCTTCCTGGTGAACCGGGTGCTGTTTCCGTATTTCGGCGGCTTCGCCCGCCTGGTCAGCGCCGGTGTCGATTTCGTGCGCATCGACAAGGTCATGGAAAAGTTCGGCTGGCCCATGGGCCCGGCCTACCTGATGGACGTGGTCGGCATCGACACCGGTCACCATGGCCGCGACGTGATGGCCGAAGGGTTCCCGGACCGCATGAAGGACGAGCGCCGCTCGGCCATCGACGCGCTCTATGAAGCCAACCGCCTGGGGCAGAAGAACGGCAAGGGGTTCTACGCCTACGAGACCGACAAGCGCGGCAAGCCGAAGAAGGTCGCCGATCCTGCGGTTCTGGATGTGCTCAAGCCAGTGATCTACGAACAGCGCGAAGTCAGCGACGAGGACATCGTCAACTGGATGATGATCCCGCTGTGCCTGGAAACCGTACGCTGCCTGGAAGACGGCATCGTCGAAACCGCAGCCGAGGCCGACATGGGCCTGGTCTACGGCATCGGCTTCCCTCCGTTCCGCGGCGGTGCGCTGCGTTACATCGATTCGCTGGGCGTTGCCGAATTCGTCGCCTTGGCCGACCGCTACGCCGAACTGGGTCCGCTGTACCAGCCTACCCAGAAGCTTCGTGAAATGGCGCGTGCCGGGCAGACGTTCTTCGGGCAAGTGGCCAACGTACAGAACAAGGGTGAATGA
- a CDS encoding universal stress protein → MPYQHILVAVDLTEECDPVIKRARELAVSNGAKLSLVHIVEPMAMAFGGDVPMDLSQLQQQQFDQAKERLETLKLKYPDLVVGDCHLTYGQPRQEIHNLAKKSECDLVVVGSHGRHGLALLLGSTANDVLHGAPCDVLAVRLVKRAE, encoded by the coding sequence ATGCCCTACCAACACATTCTGGTCGCCGTCGACCTCACCGAAGAGTGTGACCCGGTCATCAAACGGGCCAGGGAACTGGCGGTCAGCAATGGCGCCAAGCTCTCGCTGGTGCACATTGTAGAACCGATGGCCATGGCATTCGGCGGGGATGTGCCGATGGATCTCTCGCAATTGCAACAGCAGCAGTTCGACCAGGCCAAGGAGCGCCTGGAAACGCTGAAGCTCAAGTACCCGGACCTGGTGGTGGGCGACTGCCATCTGACCTACGGCCAGCCGCGCCAGGAAATTCACAACCTGGCGAAGAAGTCCGAGTGCGATCTGGTCGTGGTTGGCAGCCATGGCCGTCACGGCCTGGCGCTGCTGCTGGGCTCCACGGCCAACGACGTGCTGCACGGTGCGCCGTGCGACGTGCTGGCTGTGCGCTTGGTCAAGCGCGCCGAGTAA
- a CDS encoding ATP-binding cassette domain-containing protein, with the protein MTLLKFSDVSLAFGAMPLLDKVSWQIARGERVCIIGRNGTGKSSMLKLVKGVQKPDDGAVWRAPGLKIGELPQELPVADERTVFDVVAEGLDGVGALLAEYHHLSQNIVTDEDLNKLMHVQQDLEARDGWRLQQLVDSTLSRLQLPADKTLKQLSGGWRRRVLLAQALVSEPDLLLLDEPTNHLDIGAIAWLEEALKDFQGAVLFITHDRSFLQNLATRILELDRGGLIDWNGDYASFLVHKEAMLAAEETANALFDKRLAQEEVWIRQGIKARRTRNEGRVRALKALRVERGERRERTGKANIQLDTADKSGKQVMVLDNVSFAHPGGPMLIKDFSMVLQREDRIGLLGANGTGKTTLLKLMLDNLQPTSGSVDVGTRLDVAYFDQLRHQLDLEKTVIDNVAEGRDFIDIDGQSRHVLSYLGDFLFSPQRARTPVKALSGGERARLLLAKLFSKPANLLVLDEPTNDLDVETLELLEEVLSGFKGTVLMVSHDRAFLDNVVTSTLVFEGEGKVREYVGGYQDWIRQGGSPKLLGVTENKSGKAELNSAVVKAPEPAPAEAPAPAKKKLSYKLQRELEGLPGQIDAKEQEIAALEAEMADAGFYQRPAEQTAAVIAKLEASQAELEAMVERWAELDA; encoded by the coding sequence ATGACCCTGCTCAAATTCAGCGATGTGTCCCTTGCATTCGGCGCGATGCCGTTGTTGGACAAGGTGTCCTGGCAGATCGCCCGTGGTGAGCGGGTGTGCATCATCGGCCGCAACGGCACTGGCAAATCCAGCATGCTGAAGCTGGTCAAGGGCGTGCAGAAACCCGATGACGGCGCCGTCTGGCGCGCGCCCGGGCTGAAAATCGGCGAATTGCCCCAGGAACTGCCGGTGGCCGACGAACGGACCGTGTTCGACGTGGTGGCCGAAGGCCTGGACGGCGTCGGCGCACTGCTCGCCGAATACCACCACCTGAGCCAGAACATCGTCACCGACGAAGACCTGAACAAGCTCATGCATGTCCAGCAGGACCTCGAAGCCCGTGACGGCTGGCGCTTGCAGCAGTTGGTCGACAGCACCCTGAGCCGTTTGCAGCTGCCAGCCGACAAGACCCTCAAGCAACTCTCCGGTGGCTGGCGCCGTCGCGTGCTGCTGGCCCAGGCGCTGGTGTCCGAGCCGGATCTGCTGCTGCTCGACGAACCGACCAACCACCTGGACATCGGCGCCATCGCCTGGCTCGAAGAAGCCCTCAAGGATTTCCAGGGCGCGGTACTGTTCATCACCCACGACCGTTCCTTCCTGCAGAACCTGGCCACCCGCATTCTCGAACTGGACCGCGGCGGCCTGATCGACTGGAACGGCGACTACGCCAGCTTCCTGGTGCACAAGGAAGCCATGCTGGCCGCCGAGGAAACCGCCAACGCGCTGTTCGACAAGCGCCTGGCCCAGGAAGAGGTGTGGATCCGTCAGGGCATCAAGGCCCGGCGTACCCGCAACGAAGGCCGTGTGCGTGCGCTCAAGGCGCTGCGTGTGGAGCGCGGCGAGCGTCGCGAACGCACCGGCAAGGCCAACATCCAGCTCGACACCGCCGACAAATCCGGCAAGCAGGTCATGGTGCTCGATAACGTCAGCTTTGCCCATCCGGGTGGGCCGATGCTGATCAAGGATTTCTCCATGGTCCTGCAACGCGAGGACCGTATCGGCCTGCTGGGCGCCAACGGTACCGGCAAGACCACCCTGCTCAAGCTGATGCTCGACAACCTGCAGCCCACCAGTGGTTCGGTCGACGTCGGCACGCGCCTGGACGTCGCCTACTTCGACCAATTGCGCCACCAGCTGGACCTGGAGAAGACCGTTATTGACAACGTCGCCGAAGGTCGCGACTTCATCGACATCGACGGGCAAAGCCGCCACGTGCTGAGCTACCTGGGCGACTTCCTGTTCAGCCCCCAGCGTGCCCGCACGCCGGTCAAGGCGCTGTCGGGCGGTGAGCGTGCGCGCCTGCTGCTGGCCAAGCTGTTCAGCAAGCCGGCCAACCTGCTGGTACTGGACGAACCGACCAACGACCTTGACGTCGAGACCCTCGAATTGCTCGAAGAAGTGCTGTCCGGCTTCAAGGGTACCGTGCTGATGGTCAGCCACGACCGGGCATTCCTCGACAACGTGGTCACCAGCACCCTGGTGTTCGAAGGCGAGGGCAAGGTTCGCGAATACGTGGGCGGCTATCAGGACTGGATCCGCCAGGGCGGCTCGCCCAAGCTGCTGGGCGTGACCGAGAACAAGTCGGGCAAGGCCGAGCTCAACAGCGCCGTGGTCAAGGCCCCGGAGCCCGCACCAGCCGAAGCACCGGCGCCGGCGAAGAAGAAGCTCAGCTACAAGCTGCAGCGCGAGCTGGAAGGCCTGCCGGGCCAGATCGATGCGAAGGAGCAGGAAATCGCGGCACTGGAGGCCGAGATGGCCGATGCCGGGTTCTATCAGCGACCTGCCGAGCAGACCGCCGCCGTGATAGCCAAGCTGGAAGCTTCGCAGGCCGAGCTGGAAGCCATGGTCGAGCGTTGGGCCGAGCTCGACGCCTGA
- the fadA gene encoding acetyl-CoA C-acyltransferase FadA: protein MSLNPRDVVIVDFGRTPMGRSKGGMHRNTRAEDMSAHLISKLLERNAKVDPAEVEDVIWGCVNQTLEQGWNIARMASLMTQIPHTAAGQTVSRLCGSSMSALHTAAQAIMTGNGDVFVVGGVEHMGHVGMMHGVDPNPHMSLYAAKASGMMGLTAEMLGKMHGITREQQDAFGVRSHQLAHQATVQGKFKDEIIPMQGCDENGFIKVFDYDETIRPDTTLESLAALKPAFNPKGGTVTAGTSSQITDGASCMIVMSAQRAQDLGITPLAVIRSMAVAGVDPAIMGYGPVPATQKALKRAGLGIADIDFIELNEAFAAQALPVLKDLKVLDKMNEKVNLHGGAIALGHPFGCSGARISGTLLNVMKQNGGTFGLSTMCVGLGQGITTVFERV from the coding sequence ATGAGCTTGAATCCTAGAGACGTGGTGATCGTCGACTTCGGTCGCACCCCGATGGGCCGTTCCAAGGGCGGCATGCACCGCAACACCCGCGCCGAAGACATGTCGGCGCACCTGATCAGCAAGCTGCTGGAACGCAATGCCAAGGTCGACCCGGCCGAAGTCGAGGACGTGATCTGGGGCTGCGTCAACCAGACCCTGGAGCAGGGCTGGAACATCGCGCGCATGGCATCGCTGATGACGCAGATCCCGCACACCGCCGCCGGCCAGACCGTCAGCCGTCTGTGCGGCTCCTCGATGAGCGCGCTGCACACCGCGGCCCAGGCCATCATGACCGGCAACGGCGACGTGTTCGTGGTCGGTGGTGTCGAGCACATGGGGCACGTCGGCATGATGCACGGCGTCGATCCGAACCCGCACATGTCGCTGTACGCCGCCAAGGCATCGGGCATGATGGGTCTTACCGCCGAGATGCTCGGGAAAATGCACGGCATTACCCGCGAACAACAGGACGCCTTCGGTGTGCGCTCGCACCAGTTGGCGCACCAGGCCACGGTGCAGGGCAAGTTCAAGGATGAGATCATCCCGATGCAGGGCTGTGACGAAAACGGCTTCATCAAGGTGTTCGACTACGACGAAACCATTCGTCCCGACACCACCTTGGAAAGCCTCGCTGCGCTCAAGCCTGCGTTCAACCCCAAGGGCGGGACGGTCACGGCCGGTACCTCGTCGCAGATCACCGACGGTGCGTCGTGCATGATCGTGATGTCGGCGCAGCGCGCCCAGGATCTGGGCATCACGCCATTGGCGGTGATCCGTTCGATGGCCGTTGCCGGCGTCGACCCTGCGATCATGGGTTACGGACCGGTGCCGGCGACCCAGAAAGCGCTCAAGCGCGCAGGTCTGGGCATTGCCGACATCGACTTCATCGAGCTCAACGAAGCCTTCGCGGCACAGGCCCTGCCTGTGCTCAAGGATCTGAAAGTGCTCGACAAGATGAACGAGAAGGTTAACCTGCATGGCGGCGCCATCGCCCTGGGGCATCCTTTCGGTTGTTCAGGTGCTCGAATTTCCGGCACGCTGCTCAACGTCATGAAGCAGAACGGTGGTACGTTCGGTCTGTCTACCATGTGCGTAGGCCTGGGGCAGGGCATCACCACGGTTTTCGAACGCGTCTAG
- a CDS encoding transglycosylase SLT domain-containing protein, producing MRSRLFSLFSCLILSASSVATIQAADLATQRQYYDEAKRALAKGDSGPYMRYAAELQDYPLEAYLAYDELTPRLRSASNAEIEGFLAKHGDLPQANWMKLRWLRQLAERGEWAPFVKYYDPKLNFKELDCLYGQYQLSNSQLRAEGYANADKLWLTGKTLPTACDGLFQRWASEGQLTENKRWQRAKLAAQARNYPLATSLVQGLTTLSSQGRLLLDVAQKPELLDQPSRFMPVDEAMSDVVGLGLRRLARQDPDKAMLMLDSYASSMRFSAEEKVAIAREIGLTLARRYDPRALELMTRYDPELRDDTVTEWRLRLLLRLGRWQDAYDLTTRLPKDLAQTNRWQYWQARSLELAQPQSAKVPQLYKAVAKERDFYGFLAADRLQAPYSLNNKPLVMSQALVNKVRNTAGIRRSLELYARGQIVDARREWYHVSRHFDRDEMVAQAKLAYDMRWYFPAIRTISQAQYWDDLDIRFPMAHRDTLIREANVRGLHTSWVFAITRQESAFMDDARSGAGAMGLMQLMPGTAKETSRKFSIPLSSPQQVLDPDTNIQLGAAYLSQVHSQFNGNRVLASAAYNAGPGRVRQWLKGANHLSFDVWVESIPFDETRQYVQNVLSYAVIYGEKLNAPQPVVDWHERFFDDQ from the coding sequence ATGCGCAGTCGCCTGTTCAGCCTGTTTTCCTGTCTCATCCTGTCTGCTTCCAGCGTTGCCACTATCCAGGCCGCCGACCTGGCCACGCAGCGCCAGTACTACGACGAAGCCAAGCGCGCCCTGGCCAAGGGCGACAGCGGGCCGTACATGCGCTACGCCGCCGAGCTGCAGGATTACCCCCTGGAGGCCTACCTGGCCTACGACGAGCTCACGCCGCGCCTGCGCAGTGCGAGCAACGCCGAAATCGAGGGCTTCCTGGCCAAGCACGGCGACCTGCCCCAGGCCAACTGGATGAAACTGCGCTGGCTGCGGCAACTGGCCGAGCGCGGCGAGTGGGCACCGTTCGTCAAATACTATGACCCCAAGCTCAACTTCAAGGAGCTCGACTGCCTGTACGGCCAGTACCAGTTGAGCAACAGCCAGCTGCGCGCTGAAGGCTATGCCAACGCCGACAAGCTGTGGCTGACCGGCAAAACGCTGCCCACGGCCTGTGACGGCCTGTTCCAGCGCTGGGCCAGTGAAGGCCAGCTCACCGAGAACAAGCGCTGGCAGCGCGCCAAGCTTGCCGCCCAGGCGCGCAACTATCCATTGGCTACCAGCCTGGTGCAGGGTCTGACCACGCTGTCAAGCCAGGGTCGCCTGTTGCTCGACGTCGCGCAGAAGCCCGAATTGCTCGACCAGCCTTCGCGCTTCATGCCGGTGGACGAAGCCATGTCCGACGTGGTCGGGCTGGGTCTGCGTCGCCTGGCTCGGCAGGATCCGGACAAGGCCATGCTCATGCTCGACAGCTATGCCAGCAGCATGCGCTTTTCGGCCGAGGAAAAAGTCGCCATCGCCCGCGAGATCGGCCTGACCCTGGCCCGCCGCTACGACCCGCGCGCGCTTGAGCTGATGACCCGCTACGACCCGGAGCTGCGCGACGACACCGTCACCGAGTGGCGCCTGCGCCTGCTGCTGCGCCTGGGCCGCTGGCAGGACGCCTACGACCTGACCACCCGCCTGCCCAAGGACCTGGCGCAGACCAACCGCTGGCAGTACTGGCAGGCACGCAGCCTGGAGCTGGCCCAGCCGCAGAGCGCCAAGGTGCCGCAACTGTACAAGGCCGTCGCCAAGGAACGTGACTTCTACGGATTCCTGGCGGCCGACCGCCTGCAGGCGCCCTACTCGCTCAACAACAAGCCGCTGGTGATGAGCCAGGCGCTGGTCAACAAGGTGCGCAACACCGCCGGCATCCGCCGTTCGCTGGAGCTGTATGCGCGCGGCCAGATCGTCGATGCGCGGCGCGAGTGGTATCACGTCAGCCGTCATTTCGATCGCGATGAGATGGTCGCCCAGGCCAAGCTGGCCTACGACATGCGCTGGTATTTCCCGGCCATTCGCACGATCAGTCAGGCACAGTACTGGGACGATCTGGACATCCGTTTCCCGATGGCCCACCGCGACACCCTGATCCGCGAAGCCAACGTGCGCGGCCTGCACACCAGCTGGGTGTTCGCGATTACCCGTCAGGAAAGCGCGTTCATGGACGACGCTCGTTCCGGCGCCGGCGCCATGGGGCTGATGCAGCTGATGCCGGGCACTGCCAAGGAGACCTCGCGCAAATTCAGCATTCCGCTGTCGTCACCGCAGCAAGTCCTGGACCCCGACACCAACATCCAACTGGGCGCGGCCTACCTGAGCCAGGTGCACAGCCAGTTCAACGGTAACCGAGTGCTGGCCTCGGCCGCCTACAACGCAGGCCCTGGCCGTGTGCGGCAGTGGCTCAAAGGTGCGAACCACCTGAGCTTCGACGTCTGGGTGGAGTCCATTCCGTTCGACGAGACACGCCAGTACGTGCAGAACGTGTTGTCCTACGCGGTCATCTACGGTGAGAAGCTCAACGCGCCGCAGCCGGTGGTGGATTGGCACGAGCGCTTCTTCGACGACCAATGA